Part of the Natrinema caseinilyticum genome is shown below.
CCTGCTAACTGACGACCTCGCAGCAAGAGACGCAGCTGAAGATCTCGATGTCGAGGTACACGGCTCGATCGGTGTCATTGTTCTCGGCTTCACTCGTGGAGAACTTACTAAATCGAAAGCTATCGATCTAATGCGGGCACTCCAAACGGAGACAAGCCTATTCATCACGGAGGCAGTCGTGGAACGCGGAATTGCGCTGCTCGAGGAATCAGCGTAGCTAGTCAAACGTCAGTGCTGAGGTGCGGTCGTGTCAGACATCAAGAGAAGACGTCAGTTCTATTAACCAACAGAAACGCACAGTTGCCAACGGTGTTGGTTAAACACTTGCCAGCAGCAACTATTTTTCTCCCCCGTAGGGGCGAGGGGCGTTCCACACGTAAGCGTCCGTCATCGAGAACAATGGCTACGAGCGACTCCCAGCAGGTGTCCTTCAGCGATTCGGACACCAGACGTGACGAGATGCAGAGCACGATCGAAGCGTGGATCGATGACCTTCTCGAGGCAGTAACTGAAGCAGTCTCGAGCGACGAGTTCCAGCGATGGCTCGATACCCAGAGCCGCTTTTATGACTATTCGCCTGATTGCTCGGCAGTGCCCCATGCGACTCGAGTCGCCGGCTATCGAACGTAAACCAAACTTGTTGTCCAGGACCGGGGTATAACCGAGGCAACCGTGGCAGAACGAGTTCGATCGGTCACTGGGCTCCTGAGTGTTTATATGCCACGAGACCGTATTTCAAGGCAATGAGAACCAGTGAGGAAACGACTATCGATAAATCCCTCCCTCTCGAGACTCTTCGAGCGGTCTTGCAGGAGCATTCGATCCAGCTGGCAATTCTCTTCGGTTCTCACGCAAGTGGCGAAACCCACTCTCGGAGTGACATCGATATCGCAGTGGAATTCGACACAGTCCGCCCGAGTGACCCGAACTACAACGAGGTCTTTTTCGGATTGAGTGCTGATCTCAGCGAGGCGCTCGGAACAGACAATGTCGATCTCGTCGATTTCCAAACAACGTCACCGGAACTGGCGGAGACGATCTTCGATCGAGGCATCCTTCTTATCGGTGACCCAGAGCACGTGGCTGATATCCGAAGTCAACTCACGGAAATTGAGGAGAAGACTCAGTCACCGCGTGAACGGTTTGACGCGGCAGTAGCCAGAATTAATAGGCATCTCAGTGGGTCTGCTGTGACAGCAACCGATGGCGAGCCTCGTGATCGATGACGGACGATATTTTTCCCGCTGATCGTCTCAATCGAATACTCAATGCTGTCGAAACGATCGAAACCAGTTTGGGCGTTCTCGCTCGGAAACAGAGTCTGAGTCGGGAGGCGTACCACGCTGATTCTGACACACAGGACATTGTCGAACGTCGATTTGTCAAGATGACTGAGGCCGCGATCGATATTGGAGAGGAACTCGTCAAACACGAGCGTGGAACCCCTCCAGCGAGCAATCCACAATCAATGCGGGCTCTCGAAGAGCTTGGTATACTCTCTGCTTCGACAGCTGAGGAAATGGCACAAGGTGCCCGGTTCCGAAATGTCCTTGCTCATACTTACGGAAATATCATCGATCACGACGTAGTCTACAACGCTTTGCAGGATCTCGAGCGATATCGGCAGTTCGTCCTCGAGGTTCGTGACTACCTCGAGTCGATCGGAGCACTCGATGAGGACGTCTCCTAGATGCACATATTCGTCAAGTGCGGCGGTTTCTCCGACGACAAGATCAAGAGTGCTGAATTCTAGCGTGGCCCCCGTACGTGATCCCTAGCTAAGACGATCCTCATAGCCTCACGATCAACGACAAGTTCGAAGAGTACTACGAGAATGTGATCCACCACGGGTGACTGTATCTGAATCTCGATATAGTCAACGGACTCGTCGAGAAAGGCGAGGCCGTCAAACGATCGAACTACTACACAATTACAGCGCATGATCAACGCGAACTCGAGGACCGTCGTGAGTGGGAAATCAGTACGTGGCGAACTACTCTCGAGTTCGGAGTGAAACAGTCGCGACCGCTGAACGTATGCGCTGGATCGAATCCCTCGAGTGCCGTTCCATCACGACCGCGGTCTCAGGATGTCGTGAATGGGAAGAGAGTCAGCTAGTGACATAAAGAACTGACTAGTTGTATTTGCGTACATACCTGTACGTGTGGAATAACAAATATCATCTCGCCTGAATGGCTGCCCCATGGACGACCTCACAGGATTCCAACGCGACCTGCTGTACGTAATCGCGGGCGCTGACAGACCATCCGGACAAGACATCAAAAATGAAATCGAGCAATACTACAGTTCAGAGATCAATCATGGGCGGCTGTATCCGAATCTCGATACGGTTGTGAATAAGGATCTTGTCGAGAAAGGACAGCTCGACAGGCGCACAAACTACTACGTGATTACAGACGAGGGAGAGCAAGCGATTGAGGATCGCCATGAGTGGAAATCACAGTACATCGACTAATGCGGGCACTCCAAAAGGAGACAAGCCTGTTCATCACGGAGGCAGTCGTGGAACGCGGAATTGCGCTGCTCGAGGAATCGGCGTAACTAGTCAAACGTCAGTACTGAGCCGGGGTCGTATCAGATATTTCCGCGACTCCCACCTCGCCTTCCGCTCTATCACAGTCTCAGACACGTCATTGAGGGGAGTCCTCCCACCGTCGAGAGCAGCTGCCATTTCATTGAGCTCCTCCCATTCTAACCAGTAGACATCGTCAGCCTGGTCAATTACTCCCGTTTCAGCGAGGCGAAGACCGACTTCTTCCGCCATCTGTTGTAACACTGGCCACCCTCGCCCGACCTCGGCGAGAATGTCTTCTCGAAGCGACGTGACGTTCTGGGCCTGCTTCAGCAGCCGACGAAATATCGGACGGCGAATCGGTCCAAGGCGACGCAGCACGCTATCGGTCGCCTGTTGTCGTCGTTCTGAAAGCTGGCGCTGACGCATGTAGGGATCCAGTCCCTCGCTTTCAAGCAACCATGTGAGCGTATCGAACGGGAGAGATGGGTCCGTTGCGGGAACGGGTTTGAGAATGTCCAAATCGTAGATTGCATGCCCGTGTTTGTCGAGATACGCTTGGAACCGGTCTTGCCACTCCGTCCATACGTTGGCTGATACACTATCAGGTGGTATCTCTTCTGTGAGTGTCTTTTCCACATCCTTTCTAGGGGTATCACGGAGGACGTCGGCCAGTGCGGGATTCTCTCGACACCACGTTGCGATGTCAAAGAGTGCCTTCTCGGCTCGAATTGGCTCGCTGTCAAACCCCCGGAGGAAAATTTGGGGTGCCGGATCTTCGGATTGTCTGACGAACCGTTCGTAGAAGGAGGTGAACAGCGCCTCGTTTTGTCGGACCCGTAATAGAACAAACCGAGACGAATTGTAGTAATTAAT
Proteins encoded:
- the mntA gene encoding type VII toxin-antitoxin system MntA family adenylyltransferase antitoxin; this translates as MRTSEETTIDKSLPLETLRAVLQEHSIQLAILFGSHASGETHSRSDIDIAVEFDTVRPSDPNYNEVFFGLSADLSEALGTDNVDLVDFQTTSPELAETIFDRGILLIGDPEHVADIRSQLTEIEEKTQSPRERFDAAVARINRHLSGSAVTATDGEPRDR
- a CDS encoding PadR family transcriptional regulator, producing the protein MDDLTGFQRDLLYVIAGADRPSGQDIKNEIEQYYSSEINHGRLYPNLDTVVNKDLVEKGQLDRRTNYYVITDEGEQAIEDRHEWKSQYID
- the hepT gene encoding type VII toxin-antitoxin system HepT family RNase toxin; its protein translation is MTDDIFPADRLNRILNAVETIETSLGVLARKQSLSREAYHADSDTQDIVERRFVKMTEAAIDIGEELVKHERGTPPASNPQSMRALEELGILSASTAEEMAQGARFRNVLAHTYGNIIDHDVVYNALQDLERYRQFVLEVRDYLESIGALDEDVS